GCCCGAAGAGTAAGCCACCAAAccattaatgttttaaaacaagCCGCTAGTCCCAATTCAGACTTAAACAAGACAATAGACGATTTGTTAAAGAAAGGAAAATGAGTGACAGAAATTCAGTGTTAGAAAGATTAAGTAGGAGAGACGCACAACGCTTAGAAAAACTACAGAAGGCTCATAAGGCAAGGGAAGAAGTGGATGCTTCCAACgaaaatgaagattttttttcaggctcatttaaaattaaatcagaaTACATAGAAGACTTACTGATGCAGGTTCCAACGCTAGAATTGACTACATTGCCTTCACACTTTGATAGCATAAAAAGAGAAGTAAacgaattacaaaaatatgttgtgACATCATCATTCTTCTTGAAGGAATTcaacatgcgtaaatatttggGAATTGTACAGAACCTTCAAGCAAAATGTTATGAATTAGAAGAAAGATATGTTCCAAGAAAAAAGTTTGGTTTCTCAAAGAAAAAGCTTCCTAAGTCgcacactcaaaaacaaagttcGCTCGATGAAAATGATGCTGCAAGAAAGACAGATAGCAACAAATGGGATGAGAAACTTTTCGGTTTTGATTCACTGACTGATAAAGTGCTACTGCTTGAAAACGATGAGTTATTCCAAAGGGATGTTGCTTTAAGGAATCTTACGAACTGTACTGTTGGCCTCAAAGGTGTCATGGGAACATTGCATTTAACCAACCTAGTAAACTGTATAGTACTTTCTGGACCAGTGACTTCATCAGTATTTATGGAGAAATGTACAAATTGTAAGATAGTTGCCGCATGCCAGCAGTTGAGGATGCACACATCCACTaattgtgatatttatttacatgtgaCCAGCAAGGGAATTGTAGAGGATTGCACTGAAATATGCACAGCACCTTACAATTTGTATTATGAAGACTTAGAAAAGCATTTCAACATGTCCGGCTTAGACCGGAACTCTAATAACTGGGATCGTTTGGATGATTTCAACTGGCTGGCTCCAGATGTTCCCTCACCTAATTGGTCAGTGTTGAACGCTGAGCTGCGAATCAACAGTTGGGATGAGTGGTGGTCAAGAATTCCTTCCTAGTAGTGGATAGTAGCAAAAAAATTGCAGTTTATATAAAGCTAATTAATAATCAAATATGATAGAGTGTAACACCTAATTTAGTTATTgcaactaatttatttaataaggctgttttacattattttaatttttgattgcTTATTTACACCTAGGTGAAAACAAACCTTGATGAAACATTGAACAATTactaattttgtacaaaaccCAGATCTTGGTTTGTGAAATGTAATTTGAGCAAAACTGTCACCAAAATATTTGTGAACAGCCTTTAATATTGACAGTTAAAAAACATGAATCATGACACTCATTTTGAGCACTGTAAGTCTTAATTTTTGAAAACCATTGTAACAAGCATTTTTTAGAAAGGAATAAATATCCTTgccttatattttttacttgattAGTCTTTCGAAAGagtcataaattaaattatcatcgTTGGAATACCACTTCTGAGATGTTTCAGACAGCTGCATCCTCGAGCCTTTCAGATAGTTTATAATAGTTACGCAAAAAATATAAGCCTCTTAATTCTTAATCATTATTAGCTAGacgagaaaatattcaaatactCTTTTTTTCTGATTTATAAAGTTATAACATTGTCAACCACAAATTAtgttaagttaataaatatCCGCTTATTTAATTCACTACATATAatttatggaaaataaataactttattattagaaaaagttcttttatttatttaaaatcctgTAGTATAAATAGAAAAAGTAATAACGTCCAAGGAGTTGGCAATTCATTCTTCTCAGTAATCATCCCTAAAACAAAAGTAAGATTGTTACTATAAAATTAACGGTAGTGGGATCCTAAATAACTATTGAACGAAATCCCACGCTGCGGCTGCTTATTCTCGATAAACTCAAccaaaacattcaaaattaaaatgctgaagatgcgagaagccgaaaatcgatctcagtggcgtgcacttggagaggcctatgtccagcagtggactgcgataggctgatgatgatgatgagagaaCAAAATAGTTTAGTACCTCTTTGTACAATTAAGCATCGAAATTGTGGTATTGAGATCCACTTAACCTTGGGGGGCATTTATTTAGGCTGGATTGCATATCCACATATACGATCATGATGTAATCACATTAAAGTCCCGGGATTCAGCTGCATACATACACACAGGCCCATTTAGAATCCACTCCGGTTAATCACTTTACGTAAAGCAGCCTTCATACTGCTTGTGAAGTTATTGTGCGAGATACTTATAAAGAGTTTATCGGAGCCAATGAGGAATGAGAATAGCGAGGCCAAGGGCCGAGTCACACCAAAATGGCAGCGGCCTCCAGACCCCGCGCGCCTGGTATCTTCTTGTGTTATgtagttaaagttttaaattattgcaCACTGAAGGTGCTCGCCGCGTCGCTGTCATGCCGGTGTGACTCGGCCCTGTGTCCACACTCATTCCAAATTCGAGAGTAGTATGGAGGCTGATTAATTTGTAGACGTATGTGTCAAATAAATCCGTAGTTTTGCAGTTCCGTTAACTGCGGTTTAATACTTACTATTGCAATGCAGTAAAATTTGTGACTCCCAGAATAATACCAACACAAAGAGATAAAGACTCAAAATGAAACTCacattaacaataaataataatttatttaacactacattggaaaatatataaaactgtcAAGTTGTTTAATCACAGTAATTTTGCAAACTGTTAAAATCTCATAAGGTCCCGGGAACATAAAAATGGGTTTAAAGATACATTACAATCACAATATATTAGTATAAACTTTACACACATTGACATGGCAACACCACCGTCCACCATTCTGTTAAATGTTacccaaaataaaaagaaaaataattattttatacccTTATTGCGTTCCTGGGAACGATTTAAAAACCTATGTACaagtttaaatgaaaatagtaaaataaatgataGTTCATATAAAAATGCCGTATATACATAATGGTTATGAATTTGATAACTACAAAATTTGCATTTTGCTTTGTAAAAGGATAGCGC
This genomic window from Helicoverpa armigera isolate CAAS_96S chromosome 13, ASM3070526v1, whole genome shotgun sequence contains:
- the LOC110373332 gene encoding tubulin-specific chaperone C isoform X1, with the protein product MSDRNSVLERLSRRDAQRLEKLQKAHKAREEVDASNENEDFFSGSFKIKSEYIEDLLMQVPTLELTTLPSHFDSIKREVNELQKYVVTSSFFLKEFNMRKYLGIVQNLQAKCYELEERYVPRKKFGFSKKKLPKSHTQKQSSLDENDAARKTDSNKWDEKLFGFDSLTDKVLLLENDELFQRDVALRNLTNCTVGLKGVMGTLHLTNLVNCIVLSGPVTSSVFMEKCTNCKIVAACQQLRMHTSTNCDIYLHVTSKGIVEDCTEICTAPYNLYYEDLEKHFNMSGLDRNSNNWDRLDDFNWLAPDVPSPNWSVLNAELRINSWDEWWSRIPS